A single Corynebacterium stationis DNA region contains:
- the iolC gene encoding 5-dehydro-2-deoxygluconokinase: MAYLTSAHEVLAIGRLGVDIYPLQSGVGLEEVSSFGKYLGGSAANVSVAAARHGHNSALLSRVGNDPLGKYLLNELERLGVDNQYVATDPTYKTPLTLCEIFPPDDFPLYFYREPKAPDMCIESSDVKLEDVRDAEILWFTLTGLSEEPSRGAHQEILNTRARRKHTILDLDYRDMFWNSKQEATEQAHWALEHATVAVGNKEECEVAIGETEPERAGKALLEHGVKLAIVKQGPKGVLAMTEDETVEVPPVWVDVVNGLGAGDAFGGALCHGLLSDWPLEKVLRFANAAGSVVAGRLECSTAMPTTEEVEAALSQKV, encoded by the coding sequence ATGGCGTATTTAACTAGCGCTCACGAAGTTCTGGCCATCGGCAGGCTTGGCGTGGATATCTATCCACTACAGTCCGGCGTTGGGCTAGAAGAGGTATCTTCTTTCGGCAAATACCTAGGCGGATCCGCAGCAAATGTCTCTGTTGCAGCCGCACGGCACGGGCACAATTCCGCACTGCTATCACGAGTAGGAAATGACCCACTGGGTAAGTACCTGCTCAATGAGCTGGAAAGGCTCGGGGTAGATAATCAGTACGTCGCTACTGATCCGACTTATAAAACCCCGCTGACTTTGTGCGAAATTTTCCCACCAGATGATTTCCCGCTGTACTTCTACCGCGAGCCCAAAGCTCCGGATATGTGCATCGAGTCCTCTGACGTCAAACTCGAAGATGTCCGCGATGCAGAAATCTTGTGGTTTACCCTGACCGGTTTAAGCGAAGAGCCAAGCCGCGGCGCACATCAGGAAATCCTGAACACCCGCGCCCGGCGCAAGCACACCATCTTGGACTTGGACTACCGCGACATGTTCTGGAATTCCAAGCAGGAAGCAACAGAGCAGGCACACTGGGCACTCGAGCATGCCACCGTTGCGGTCGGTAACAAGGAAGAATGTGAGGTCGCCATCGGCGAAACCGAACCAGAACGCGCCGGCAAGGCGTTGTTGGAACATGGCGTGAAGTTGGCCATCGTTAAGCAAGGCCCCAAAGGCGTGCTGGCCATGACTGAAGATGAAACCGTCGAAGTGCCACCGGTGTGGGTCGATGTTGTCAACGGCCTCGGCGCTGGCGATGCCTTCGGTGGCGCGCTGTGCCACGGTCTGTTGTCCGACTGGCCACTCGAAAAAGTCCTGCGCTTTGCCAACGCGGCAGGCTCGGTGGTTGCCGGACGCTTAGAGTGCAGCACCGCCATGCCAACCACTGAAGAAGTTGAAGCAGCCCTAAGTCAGAAGGTCTAG